From the Argopecten irradians isolate NY chromosome 13, Ai_NY, whole genome shotgun sequence genome, one window contains:
- the LOC138305934 gene encoding beta-1,3-galactosyltransferase brn-like produces MNIRCHSRCKLRYIMVCPVAVFLVMFCCNSYEPLTVPGIMDHTLLLTERKPSTVFLNPKVKCKDKSTSDTVIIVLNQASSSSRRDAIRQTWGHPEMQRKYNFSIYFIIGNEQNVDLTERDKDNEDILHVDIDEDYFNITEKVIEALNWATHSCYRSSYFFKIDDDVFFDLEFLRKIQTDRSYVPDDVIRGDCIQETSPYRWTSKFKVSHEEYPFQSFPPYCGGPGYVMTLRTANKLYHEMVNTKVFKFEDVYVGIAAFKQGIDVHKVDYFIYAMDRTPRKFYIKCARIVHNLTPELISKFWNERDRGMDVECSRWGKSKYMIKTLFGLLPS; encoded by the exons atgaatatacg atgTCATTCAAGGTGCAAGCTACGATATATTATGGTCTGTCCTGTTGCGGTTTTCCTTGTGATGTTCTGTTGTAATTCCTACGAACCATTAACAGTCCCTGGTATAATGGACCATACCTTACTACTGACGGAGAGAAAGCCAAGCACAGTGTTTCTCAATCCTAAAGTCAAGTGTAAGGATAAATCCACAAGTGATACCGTGATCATAGTGTTAAACCAGGCATCAAGTTCATCCCGCAGGGACGCTATCCGTCAAACTTGGGGACATCCGGAGATGCAGCGAAAATATAACTTcagtatttatttcattataggAAACGAACAGAATGTGGATTTAACAGAAAGAGACAAAGATAACGAAGACATACTGCACGTCGATATTGATGAGgattatttcaatataacaGAAAAAGTCATAGAAGCATTGAATTGGGCCACTCATTCCTGTTATAGATCCAGCTATTTCTTCAAGATTGATGACGATGTTTTCTTTGACTTGGAATTCTTGCGGAAAATTCAAACTGACAGAAGTTACGTACCCGATGACGTCATCAGAGGTGATTGCATACAGGAAACTTCGCCGTACAGATGGACATCAAAATTTAAAGTATCGCATGAAGAGTATCCGTTCCAAAGTTTCCCGCCATATTGTGGTGGGCCTGGTTACGTGATGACACTACGCACTGCAAACAAGTTATACCATGAAATGGTCAACACAAAGGTATTCAAGTTTGAGGATGTGTATGTAGGGATAGCAGCCTTTAAACAGGGCATAGACGTCCACAAGGTGGATTATTTCATTTACGCCATGGACCGGACACCAAggaaattttacattaaatgtgCCCGGATAGTACACAATCTGACCCCGGAATTAATCTCAAAGTTCTGGAATGAAAGAGATAGGGGAATGGACGTAGAATGTTCAAGATGGGGGaaaagtaaatatatgataaaaacacTATTTGGATTATTGCCTAGTTGA